A single window of Drosophila suzukii chromosome 3, CBGP_Dsuzu_IsoJpt1.0, whole genome shotgun sequence DNA harbors:
- the LOC108010508 gene encoding uncharacterized protein has translation MDSKRQRQCEMCGAAGEDSDECCVVFYGIWSIVIGALCLISGVYFTVVTWTTTAATDGKYGIMVVVSVLATVYAIACVSYIFAGIFMMVGRLNHSRRIFMCGKILSYFFPIYTFLFIFTIVVHFVILPKICRYVNKTFR, from the exons ATGGACTCAAAGCGGCAGAGGCAGTGTG AAATGTGTGGAGCGGCTGGCGAAGATTCAGATGAGTGCTGCGTAGTGTTCTACGGAATATGGAGCATAGTTATTGGAGCTCTTTGCTTGATAAGCGGGGTGTATTTCACGGTTGTCACCTGGACCACTACGGCTGCTACTGATGGAAAATATGGTATAATGGTGGTTGTCTCTGTACTAGCCACTGTTTATGCGATTGCCTGCGTGTCGTACATTTTTGCTGGGATTTTCATGATGGTCGGACGGTTAAAT CACTCAAGACGTATATTTATGTGTGGAAAAATTCTTAGCTATTTCTTTCCAATTTACACCTTTTTGTTCATATTTACTATAG TTGTCCACTTTGTTATCCTCCCGAAAATATGCAGGTATGTGAATAAGACCTTCCGCTAA
- the LOC108010507 gene encoding uncharacterized protein: MENPRTIADLPLEILDLIFKYLIYLKYKVNLSQAHEKLGKAFAFHCRNAFRKLAPSTKLTPELWVFVIQECGSEVEELFYNGLSTGLYWNDLIAQAVVKHCPNLRSLSTCVHRSDVKSIQSFLVKMKSSLISVTFDQRESFPQEILKTVSEITQLKILSFKGNVDEDVYHIRNLVALEKLAIENQYYLRKTSVDLLKICAPLRKLRDLTASNIKIVSSEEPYSEMWVALKSLSLIRCELSIELPDCPELTYLDIESLKCRTEGYVLRYILKNGANLKTLYESCDPPINADDFLQLLRGCPKLRYFYTPMEYIKLYSTYVSTIVEILEDNGVTREDPLELVISRRIKWKWFRRLLLRTPNAELIELYEGGT; the protein is encoded by the exons ATGGAAAACCCACGGACAATAGCTGATTTGCCGCTCGAAATCCTCGATCTGATATTCAAATACCTTATTTACTTGAAATATAAAGTGAACCTATCTCAGGCTCATGAAAAGCTCGGAAAAGCTTTTGCCTTTCATTGCCGCAATGCGTTCAGAAAACTTGCGCCCAGTACAAAACTTACCCCCGAATTGTGGGTATTCGTAATACAAGAATGTGGTTCAGAAGTTGAGGAACTATTCTACAATGGACTCTCTACAGGACTGTACTGGAACGATCTTATAGCGCAGGCTGTTGTAAAGCACTGTCCTAATCTTAGGTCGTTATCAACTTGTGTTCACAGGTCTGACGTTAAGAGCATTCAGTCTTTTCTAGTGAAGATGAAAAGCTCTTTAATATCGGTAACATTTGACCAAAGGGAAAGTTTTCCACAAGAAATCTTAAAAACGGTCAGCGAAATTacacaattaaaaatattatcattTAAAGGAAATGTTGACGAGGATG tttATCATATACGGAATTTGGTCGCCCTGGAGAAGCTGGCTATTGAAAACCAATATTATCTAAGAAAAACTTCTGTCGACTTACTAAAGATTTGTGCTCCACTAAGGAAACTCCGAGACTTAACTGCGTCCAACATAAAAATAGTTTCGTCAGAAGAACCTTATTCAGAGATGTGGGTAGCTTTAAAATCTCTGTCATTGATTCGATGCGAATTGTCCATCGAACTGCCGGACTGCCCAGAGCTCACATACTTGGATATTGAAAGCCTTAAATGTCGTACTGAGGGCTATGTTTTAAGATATATTCTCAAAAATGGAGCAAATCTTAAAACATTATATGAGAGTTGCGATCCTCCAATAAATGCCGATGACTTTCTTCAACTGCTTCGAGGATGTCCCAAATTGCGATACTTTTATACTCCAATGGAGTACATAAAACTCTATTCAACCTATGTGTCTACCATAGTGGAAATTCTAGAGGACAATGGAGTTACGCGTGAGGACCCTTTAGAACTGGTTATAAGTAGGCGTATTAAATGGAAATGGTTCCGAAGATTA CTTCTTCGAACCCCCAATGCAGAATTGATCGAATTGTATGAGGGTGGTACTTGA
- the LOC108015617 gene encoding uncharacterized protein isoform X2, whose product MRNQRTLTDLPLEVLDLIFKNLRNLRDKLRLAQVHEYLGQAFSYHSGSDYRKFSPKIHFPVRLYRVLLAECGPSIVEFTCGSDTWSDLLAKSIAKNCPNLESVNISVTLRNSNSVHSFLLNMAKSLISVELKLNDSCQSPRILNAVAELKNLRKLLYEGYIDRGVNQLHKLVALEELRLDYQGRGYRCRAVNLLQICGQMTNLRCLTYYPIVRN is encoded by the exons ATGAGAAATCAACGGACCTTAACCGATTTACCACTCGAAGTCCTCGAtctaatatttaaaaacttacGAAATCTGAGAGACAAACTTCGACTGGCGCAGGTCCATGAATATCTGGGACAAGCGTTTTCCTACCACAGCGGCAGTGATTACAGAAAGTTCTCcccaaaaatacattttccgGTTCGGTTATATCGTGTTCTGTTGGCGGAATGTGGTCCGTCAATTGTGGAGTTCACCTGTGGGTCGGACACTTGGAGCGATCTGTTGGCCAAATCGATAGCGAAGAACTGTCCCAACCTGGAGTCGGTGAACATTAGTGTTACTTTAAGGAACAGTAATAGCGTTCACTCCTTTCTGCTCAACATGGCAAAATCTTTAATTTCGGTTGAACTAAAACTCAACGACAGTTGCCAATCGCCGAGGATCCTGAATGCCGTGGCAGAACTGAAAAACTTGAGAAAATTGTTGTATGAAGGATACATTGACAGAGGAG TAAACCAGCTGCACAAACTAGTTGCTCTTGAGGAGTTAAGACTCGACTATCAAGGAAGGGGATACAGATGCAGAGCGGTCAATCTCCTCCAGATTTGTGGACAGATGACAAATCTCCGGTGCTTGACT TATTACCCGATTGTCCGAAACTAA
- the LOC108015617 gene encoding uncharacterized protein isoform X3 encodes MRNQRTLTDLPLEVLDLIFKNLRNLRDKLRLAQVHEYLGQAFSYHSGSDYRKFSPKIHFPVRLYRVLLAECGPSIVEFTCGSDTWSDLLAKSIAKNCPNLESVNISVTLRNSNSVHSFLLNMAKSLISVELKLNDSCQSPRILNAVAELKNLRKLLYEGYIDRGVNQLHKLVALEELRLDYQGRGYRCRAVNLLQICGQMTNLRCLTVSNICINPPDGFHPMIWPNLKDFKMQNCEISTVLPDCPKLKTLYIKFCKCRIRGYVCSFILKNGKNIEEIDESCEPAPFDGPSFLQVIRSCQKLQLFSTPMGGIRIYQAFVTSLVDILKVNAATRKEPFELILYCRDKLRWLRRFLQRTSYPEVIHTLYLYKF; translated from the exons ATGAGAAATCAACGGACCTTAACCGATTTACCACTCGAAGTCCTCGAtctaatatttaaaaacttacGAAATCTGAGAGACAAACTTCGACTGGCGCAGGTCCATGAATATCTGGGACAAGCGTTTTCCTACCACAGCGGCAGTGATTACAGAAAGTTCTCcccaaaaatacattttccgGTTCGGTTATATCGTGTTCTGTTGGCGGAATGTGGTCCGTCAATTGTGGAGTTCACCTGTGGGTCGGACACTTGGAGCGATCTGTTGGCCAAATCGATAGCGAAGAACTGTCCCAACCTGGAGTCGGTGAACATTAGTGTTACTTTAAGGAACAGTAATAGCGTTCACTCCTTTCTGCTCAACATGGCAAAATCTTTAATTTCGGTTGAACTAAAACTCAACGACAGTTGCCAATCGCCGAGGATCCTGAATGCCGTGGCAGAACTGAAAAACTTGAGAAAATTGTTGTATGAAGGATACATTGACAGAGGAG TAAACCAGCTGCACAAACTAGTTGCTCTTGAGGAGTTAAGACTCGACTATCAAGGAAGGGGATACAGATGCAGAGCGGTCAATCTCCTCCAGATTTGTGGACAGATGACAAATCTCCGGTGCTTGACTGTGAGCAATATTTGTATAAATCCACCTGATGGATTTCATCCCATGATATGGCCAAActtaaaagattttaaaatgcAGAATTGCGAAATCTCCACAGTATTACCCGATTGTCCGAAACTAAAAACCCTTTATATAAAGTTTTGCAAATGCAGAATAAGAGGATACGTCTGCAGCTTTATTTTGAAGAATGGCAAGAATATAGAGGAAATAGATGAGAGTTGTGAACCGGCACCATTCGATGGGCCCAGTTTTCTTCAAGTGATACGAAGCTGTCAAAAACTGCAATTATTTTCCACTCCCATGGGTGGTATAAGAATCTACCAAGCCTTCGTTACCTCCTTAGTGGATATTCTTAAGGTTAATGCAGCAACGCGAAAGGAACCTTTTGAACTGATATTGTACTGCCGAGATAAGCTAAGATGGCTTCGACGATTT CTACAACGGACATCTTATCCTGAAGTGATCCACACGCTTTACCTCTACAAATTCTGA
- the LOC108015617 gene encoding uncharacterized protein isoform X1: MRNQRTLTDLPLEVLDLIFKNLRNLRDKLRLAQVHEYLGQAFSYHSGSDYRKFSPKIHFPVRLYRVLLAECGPSIVEFTCGSDTWSDLLAKSIAKNCPNLESVNISVTLRNSNSVHSFLLNMAKSLISVELKLNDSCQSPRILNAVAELKNLRKLLYEGYIDRGVNQLHKLVALEELRLDYQGRGYRCRAVNLLQICGQMTNLRCLTNCEISTVLPDCPKLKTLYIKFCKCRIRGYVCSFILKNGKNIEEIDESCEPAPFDGPSFLQVIRSCQKLQLFSTPMGGIRIYQAFVTSLVDILKVNAATRKEPFELILYCRDKLRWLRRFLQRTSYPEVIHTLYLYKF; encoded by the exons ATGAGAAATCAACGGACCTTAACCGATTTACCACTCGAAGTCCTCGAtctaatatttaaaaacttacGAAATCTGAGAGACAAACTTCGACTGGCGCAGGTCCATGAATATCTGGGACAAGCGTTTTCCTACCACAGCGGCAGTGATTACAGAAAGTTCTCcccaaaaatacattttccgGTTCGGTTATATCGTGTTCTGTTGGCGGAATGTGGTCCGTCAATTGTGGAGTTCACCTGTGGGTCGGACACTTGGAGCGATCTGTTGGCCAAATCGATAGCGAAGAACTGTCCCAACCTGGAGTCGGTGAACATTAGTGTTACTTTAAGGAACAGTAATAGCGTTCACTCCTTTCTGCTCAACATGGCAAAATCTTTAATTTCGGTTGAACTAAAACTCAACGACAGTTGCCAATCGCCGAGGATCCTGAATGCCGTGGCAGAACTGAAAAACTTGAGAAAATTGTTGTATGAAGGATACATTGACAGAGGAG TAAACCAGCTGCACAAACTAGTTGCTCTTGAGGAGTTAAGACTCGACTATCAAGGAAGGGGATACAGATGCAGAGCGGTCAATCTCCTCCAGATTTGTGGACAGATGACAAATCTCCGGTGCTTGACT AATTGCGAAATCTCCACAGTATTACCCGATTGTCCGAAACTAAAAACCCTTTATATAAAGTTTTGCAAATGCAGAATAAGAGGATACGTCTGCAGCTTTATTTTGAAGAATGGCAAGAATATAGAGGAAATAGATGAGAGTTGTGAACCGGCACCATTCGATGGGCCCAGTTTTCTTCAAGTGATACGAAGCTGTCAAAAACTGCAATTATTTTCCACTCCCATGGGTGGTATAAGAATCTACCAAGCCTTCGTTACCTCCTTAGTGGATATTCTTAAGGTTAATGCAGCAACGCGAAAGGAACCTTTTGAACTGATATTGTACTGCCGAGATAAGCTAAGATGGCTTCGACGATTT CTACAACGGACATCTTATCCTGAAGTGATCCACACGCTTTACCTCTACAAATTCTGA
- the LOC108015617 gene encoding uncharacterized protein isoform X4: protein MQSGQSPPDLWTDDKSPVLDLLPDCPKLKTLYIKFCKCRIRGYVCSFILKNGKNIEEIDESCEPAPFDGPSFLQVIRSCQKLQLFSTPMGGIRIYQAFVTSLVDILKVNAATRKEPFELILYCRDKLRWLRRFLQRTSYPEVIHTLYLYKF from the exons ATGCAGAGCGGTCAATCTCCTCCAGATTTGTGGACAGATGACAAATCTCCGGTGCTTGACT TATTACCCGATTGTCCGAAACTAAAAACCCTTTATATAAAGTTTTGCAAATGCAGAATAAGAGGATACGTCTGCAGCTTTATTTTGAAGAATGGCAAGAATATAGAGGAAATAGATGAGAGTTGTGAACCGGCACCATTCGATGGGCCCAGTTTTCTTCAAGTGATACGAAGCTGTCAAAAACTGCAATTATTTTCCACTCCCATGGGTGGTATAAGAATCTACCAAGCCTTCGTTACCTCCTTAGTGGATATTCTTAAGGTTAATGCAGCAACGCGAAAGGAACCTTTTGAACTGATATTGTACTGCCGAGATAAGCTAAGATGGCTTCGACGATTT CTACAACGGACATCTTATCCTGAAGTGATCCACACGCTTTACCTCTACAAATTCTGA